ATAGAATGGCGGTCACATGATTTGGACTCACATGAGCGTGGCGGCGCCAAAGTGAAGGTggtggagggaagagggggggTGGAGGCGGACTCACTAAACAGCATGGGTTCAACCTCCTCTGCTGCTCCTGGGGGGTGAGTGCTGTGTAAGGTGCAAAGGCAATATACAGGAGGAAGATGTTGAGGACAGGTCAGAACAATGCATGAATGATGTTCTCTTGGGTACAAACGTGAGGGGGGATTCATTGATGAACATGCATGGGCAACATCTGGTGGCACAAACACATGCAATCCCAAAGAGGCTCAACCACAAACAGTTAGCATGTAGGAAACAGGTGCAAACTATCAAATGGTGACACTCGTCCAATTCCTCGTGCAGACATGAGGTACCGCTGCATTGGCTATTTATAGAGGCATTTCCAGTCCACCTCatgggcaacaacaacaagacaaCAAGTGTAGTTTACAAGACCACTTAATCGCATCTACTAATgtcaaaacatgcaaacaattCAGcctttatgaaaataaaattctgttttgattgataCTGATTGATTATTAATTCAAGATTTACTACTAAGGTTGTATTTTTCCCGCACCGCACCATACTGAGATCTTTCTAATATTGCTCTTCCtatataaataattacaaaaattaaaaatccaatCTATGTCATCGTGCTCTAAATCACTGCAAGctacaaatacaaacaacaaacattgtTAAACAAATTTGCACTTTAATTTTCTTCATGCAGATTTCCCCCGCACCCTTCAACACCTGTGCATGCACGTTTGCACAAATCAATAAACACACGCATAATGACAACTGGCTTACCTGCTGGGAAGGAACTAAAGCTGTCCAGGAAAGATGATTGGGCCAGGCCATAGTAAAAGCAGAGAGTCAGATAGAGTCCATGTGCTAGAGGAGTCATGCTGCTGCTCATAGTTGCCTGACTTTATTTgtgatgcaaaaagcagacctCTCTTCCGCTCTGCGTTTCACCTCTTCATTCTCCCTCTCCTCTCCCTCTCTGCTCTGCTGTCTTGACGCCCTCGCGAGGGGGGCATGTCCACCAATGCCCATTAAACCTTTCCTCCGCATCCATGTGCGCTAAAATTACAGGAGGCGGCCTGCCAGCTGCTTATGGGTGCCAATATTAGAGCTCTACTACTGCAGGGGGTGCCTTTGTTGTTTCCACTCCTCTCACAGCGGGGGACCGCGCACTGACTTGTCCACAGTTTGCCTTGCTACAAGATCTCATGTGCATTAGCAcatactttttcattttatcgTGCGGCTTTACGGTTATTTTgattgccatgttttttttttcagccagcCCTTGAGCAATTGTAGTATCCATTTACTCTAGGCCACATTGGTTTTATTGCCCGGATAGTCCTACAAAATAAATTGTCTGCTTTTCCTCTAGGGCGCTTTAGGGGAATGTGAGAGCAGTAAATACTTCAGGGCATGCATTCTCTCTCTTAATACTCATTAAAACCTTTCCATGTTTTCTGTAGTCTACACCATGTGTGAAATAAATAATGTGTTGGTAGacaaaaaaagatatttcaaTACAATTGAAGGAACTGCCATCAAAATGTAAATTCagatatatttataattaattttgaCATAAAAAAGTACAAGTTtacatacaatacagtacatacatttttttgcgTTAGTATCAATGCAGAGCTTTCAATTGTTTTTCCTGTTAATAACAATGCTTAACAGATGTATTAGACCCCCACCCAATGTAAGATTTATACCACAGCTGCCTATTGGCAATTAACaacgtatttttttgtttctgcaaTGGTTAATACATCAGTATGTAGAACCAGAAGCTTTTTCACCAATTGTTTTTTAGTTTGAATTTTATactaaaatataattacaaGTGTTATGCATGACTTTTCACATGAACTGTTTAACCACCACAAAAAATTCCATTCCAAATGAACGCAGCATTCCACACCGAGGGCCCTCAATTATTTCATGCAATTCAAAATAAACCATATTTGCAGAAATATGGCCATGTATTAGTCAACTGACACTGATGTACTTACTATATGTACAGTATCGAAAGCCACCTCAGGTTGCTTAGCAGTCATTAAAAGACCCcctaccccaaaaaaaaacaaaaaaaacaaaaaaatcaacaatatcGTGGTAATTAATAGAAAAAAACTTCGGTCATTAAGAAACGATCATGTTTTCAAGTTTCCAGCGGTTCTAATAACAAAACAGATTCACTTTCCTTCTACAAGTTGGAACGGGTCAGCCAAGGGAACTCCTGAAaatacagggaaaaaaaaaaaattgtcatttgtatgttttttgtggCTGCCTGTGATTTTGACTACAAAGACTGAGAGTAAGGTATCCATTGTCAGACGAAAAGGAGGGCACGCACAACCGTGGAGCTTAGTGCATCAATGGAACCTTCCATCACCTGCATGTATCCATGCCACCATGCACAGAGTGTTGCGTGGCTACATTCAACATAAACAAAGAGGGCCCCGCTTTCTAATTATAAGGGACCAGAAATAGAGGGGTCAAGTTGATGTGAGGTTGAGGGATTGCGAGTGGAAAGGAGCAGCTTCACTGTGCACCTGTGGAGTGGAAGGATTAGCGCTCAGGGGCACAGTGCAGTCAAATAAACACTGAGCCGTTTGTTGGTCTTTAATAATCACCAACTGGAATGCCGCTGATTTTAATTCAGTCAAGCATCAGAGCTGCAGCTCTTGTTTATGTTATTTCCTGGAACTTAGCCGTTTGCGTCACCTGTTCTCGTCTTCaggtgccagccaatcacctccTTCCGTGCCCTTATGTCCTACCCTATCATTATTAACGTCAGCAAGGAGGTAATCATTTTGACTGTGTGTTTTAGTGTTTGTTTTGATCTGTTTTGGTTTATTtagccattttttccccaaccttaattgagccaaagcacattttttactcacaaatgtacttactcagtgtaaaatctgggcctgtgtaattgaacacaaatccattattctgttgcatgaatggcaacaggtgaataCGCAGGTTAATTCTACCTTctaccatctagtggaagagaatttaattgttctgcctgtcactatacgttgctggcatagatagatgaaaaatgatacattatttttaaataaacaaattatcATTTTCTGATCGATTCAGTGAAATTGGACAATTTTCCCAGgtaggttgggaatcactggttgAAACCACTGCTGGTTTACGAGCAATGACGAGCAATGTAAGGTATTTTGTGTGCACAGTGGCTGGGATGGAAAGTGCAATACTTCCTCCGAGAGGACGTAGGTGGAACGGCAACTTAAAACTAGAATCCATCCTTGACTCTGCCTTTTAACCAACTAtctttatatgtgtgtgttcaaatggTAACATTTCTGTCAAATCCTATCATATCTGTATAATTTGTTGTGTTAATGTAGGCTATTAAAAGCCTCGATCATATAAGTTTGCCTCTTGTCAGAGCTTATATACCTGTTGCTTTCTGTCTGATGAAGGGTCGATGAGCACGTTGAGAAGACTTGGCCGCTCCCACTCACTCAAGCTGAGCTGCAAAGCGTTACACAGCTCTTCCACCGTCCTCACCAAGAAACCGCGCCCGCCAAAGGCTGTCATCACCTGGTCGTAGCGCGCCTCAGGCAGGAGGGTCACAGGGGGGGCGCTGATCATTTAAGGAAACGTACAAGaataagtatatatttttttttttaaaacatcacaGCAGATGGCATTTGATTTGACAAATTATACAATGACTTTTGTCTCACATGCTGGTCAGATCCCCCATTTTTGCCATTTCTTTCCACGTCTCAGGATCTACTCCGCTGTATATACCATTGTTATTCACCACAATCACGACTATTGGTAGGCTGTACCTGTTTAAAAAGGAGGGCTAAATGATTGCTCCAGAAAACATATAGCCACAGAAAGAAAGTAAAGTTGCTCACCTGCACATGGTTTCAACCTCCATACCAGAAAAGCCAAAAGCACTGTCCCCTTCCACACAGACAATCCTTCGGCTCTTATTCTCGCTCCTCTCCACAACAGCTGCGGCGATAGCAAAACCAGGGCCCACTCCCATTGTTCCAAATGTGCCGGCGTCCAACCTGCAGGTCATCAGGAATAACCACATCAGATTACCCCACTCCGCAATAAAGCTTCTCTTACAGTAGATGAAACCGTGCTTGCCTGTGTCGCGGTAAATAGTTATTCAACATAGTGCGTCCGATGTCCATGGTGTTGGCGCCCTCGCTGACAATTAGGCAGTCGTGCGGCAGCAGCCGTGAGATGTGGTGAAACACCGTGTAGTAGTTCATGGGTAGCGTTGACCTGAGAGCGAGCGCCTGTGGAGAATCGGAGAAAGGACAAAGAGATTGTTAAGTAAAACATGTTCCAAATGAATTAGAAGATGTGGTTagtgcatctgcctcacagtcaaggtTTCTGGGTTTAAATGTCATCTCctttcaaaaacatgcttgtagAGACGAAATAGTTTGCCTGTATAaggactttttttcccaaaaaagtcTACAAAGCCATTTTGATTATTCTGAGaattatgcggcacggtggacgactggttagagcgtcagcctcacagttctgaggacccgggttcaatccccggtcccgcctgtgtggagtttgcatgttctccccgtgcctgcgtgggttttctccgggcactccggtttcctcccacatcccaaaaacatgcattaattggagactctaaattgcccgtaggcatgactgtgagtgcgaatggttgtttgtttctatgtgccctgcgattggctggcaaccagttcagggtgtatcccgcctcctgcccgatgacagctgggataggctccagcacgcccgcgaccctcgtgaggagaagcggctcagaaaatggatggatggatggatggatggatgagaattATGCGCAAGGCCTGCAAATGTtagaaaacatttcttttatCCTGTTAAAACAATTGATTGGCTCAGCATGAACATGTTCACCTCAAGATAATAAAGGAAAATAAAGCCTCCaggtttgtatgtttgtgaggGAAACAGCGagcctgtttttgtgttttttatttttttcagaaaatatgcaaaactcacatttgatatttttgcattgctggccattttctCCTTTAGTGTGCTCCACCATTCTGTGTCAGAAGGATAGTTCCAGCCATCTTTCAATAGACACTCATGCAGCTGCAGGAGACAGGATAATAATACTCgacaaaaacatacaggctGTTCTTTAGGTGTCTGTTATCAGTGAATCATTAAGGTGTCATTTTCAGCCTTATGCACCTGGTTGACGACAGCATTGATGTCCCCCAGGAGAGCAACAGCAGGCCTTACATTGTTTCCCATCTCCTCAGGGCAAAGGTCAACCTACACATAGACGACAGTGTGGCAACAGTAACCTGAGAGCCATTAAATGTACTACAAGGCAGACTGTGATTCCTAAATATTCAACTTGGACCCTTGTGGGTGTGACAAAAAATATCCAAAACTACTTCACTGTGAAAGAAAATGCAGATTATCTCAAAACCCAGCACCGCATTTTCAAAACagagcaaaaatattgcacaATAAAATTAAGATAAAACAGACATAAAGCACACAGCATTAGTTTGGTAATTACCAACCTGGATGACCTTGACATTTGGGTCAAATCTAGGCGGCAGACCGAAATGGAGGATCCAGTTGAGTCGGGCTCCAAGAAGAAGCACAACATCTGCCTGTAGAAGAGCTCTTCATTACAAGTGGTTCGATTTGTGTTGAGAGAGGAAGATGGTGACAATAAAACCAGATTATTTAGTCACATTTAGTATAtaattgtgttaaacaaatcaaACACGTGATGTCCGTACATAGACCAAAATGGTAGTATAAATGCATTTCTATAGCTACACTCCTTGCTAGAATTGTGTGAAACTCCCTTTAGAAATGCAATAAAAGATGGCACGTTGGGATCATAAAGGGATTGATACCGTCAGGAACGATATTAAGGTAGGCTGCTGTGTTTCTATTGGCTTCTACCAGTCTGGCCATTGTCCTTTGTTGGGATGTTGATTGAGCTTCAAGAATACTTTTGGTTGAGAGGAATTGGCAGACATCACAATAAAAACCATGTGTACATTTCGCTTTATGAATCTGAATAGGTGTGGCTACTAAAGTAACTGGTGGGGAACAAAGGCTGAATGTCTAATCACACcagtatttaaaaaacagttctgaaaattatttttgcagTCTACCTTGAGCGCGCAGCCGCCACACAATCGGGATGATCATCGGGCAGCACTCCCTTCCCCATAGGGGTGGGAAGGAACGGCAGGTGGGTCAATTCCACAAAGTTCCTCAGGGCGACTTCTGCTCGGCCATAGGCTGCACCTGTGAGCCGCAATCACGAAACTGAGGCTCTCTTATTAAGACATGCAGCACATTTATTCATGTTACCTTTGCCAATGATGACTAAAGGTCTTTTAGCTGATTTCAAAACAGCGATGGCTTCCGTCACTGCATTGTGTTCGGCCAAACAGACGGGCGGAGGCGGGCAACAGTGGACAAATCTGCAGGAGGAACACATTGAGTTGAAGGCGGGAATGCTGAGTCTAGCATCAGAAAACAGACAAGCGCAATATGACAAACCTGACTTTGCTTCTGTCCACTTTGGCATTCACCATATCCCCCCCAATGTCCACGTAACAAGCGCCTGGACGCCCATACATGCTTGTGCGAACAGCCTATGTACAgccaaacaataacaaaataatgtattcgTATTGCAACGTTCCCCCACATATTCGCAATTCACGACTCGCAGATTCCCCTATTcacagaatttcttttttttttaatctatcttgcgttatttgctgaaaatcctAACTCgcctattcactgtttttgtgctattAAATTAAGATGATCAAAtaaagggagggagggattCATCGTAATGTTGATCTGTTACCTTCTCAATCACTGAAGGGATGGCTTCCAGACTGCTTGGCCTTGCGGAGAATTTGCTATACAGACGACATGCTTCCACCTAAAAAAGATAAAGGGGTCAATCTCACCAGCTTCCCCATTTCACCCACAAAAGGTTGAGATTTTCTATtaacttcatattcattgtaaTAAGTACCGATAGATTTTTGGCCGCAAGGAATTAGTCAAGTTCccccagtttttgttttttttataaattaactGCAAGCACTACCATTGTACTGgtatgtgttcaaatgtttgACAACTCATAATAGGACCTCAGAGTTCTTCTACATTTTTATGATGACTGACTGACTCTGATGGGGACGCCAAAGGGACTTTTTAAGTAATATTGACCCCAAGAATATAAACAGAGGCAAACACCCTAAGACATAAATGTGTATTAACATGTTTATTACCTGGGGAAACTCTTGAAAGGCCCCTGCTGTCTCTTGGCTTCTATCTGAAGAGCCCCCAATAACAACCACCGGCCTGCATGTGagataacaaaaatacattttacacgCCACCTCAAAATGTGCAGTGGTCCTGATTCGCTACATGTGACTCCACCTTTTTTGGGAACTTCTCTTCTgatattcactgaaaaactcttCGACTCGCTGCTTTGTGATTTTTCTGAAACACCCTAAAATAAATGGCGCCAAAAGCACTGGCTAATAGAAAGTAGtattttggtgccatcttgtggcttcGTAGTGCCAATGAACTATGTTGTAGTGACGAAAAGAGTTTTGTTAAGCAGGCCAAAGTCCTGTCTCATAAAAAAAGTGGTGGTtaggtgccatcttgtggtatccaTTGGCAATTgtaaaccttttttggggggggtgtcaattacacACAGATTTTGGCTATTTGTGGAAGGGCTCGGCCCCAATTCGCATCGATTATTGTATAGCCATaaaagctatttttttcttttttttttaattcataccAGCAATTCATGTTAGAGTTGGCCATTCCACCCAGAGCATGAATGAGTCCAGGTCCTGACACCACCAAGCAGGTACCTGGTCTGGATGGAGGGAACCAGAGTCAAACTGGCATACCAGTTGCTTTTATTATTTGGATCACACGGTCTTACCTCCCAGTGAGGTATCCAACAGCGGATGCGGCATAGCACGCCTGATGGATGGAAGATTGGATCAAACACAAGAACCCACAGAACCAGAACAAatctgcagctctgcttaccgcTTGTTCATTGCGCATGCCAACGTATTTGATCCCTGCAGCCTGAGCAGCCATGGCTACTTCAATGACAGGAACGCCGACgatcccaaaaatgtattttactttcTGTAGAGGCATTTAGACATTAAGAAAATGTCTTTCAGGAGTCTGAAGATTCATTGCAGCCAGCGCAACAATCTAACAGAGGTCCAGAGGCACTTGAGACTTTTAGACATACAGTTTTTCGTATTttgctgatttcaaaagtaTGATTTGGAGTTTTTCTTTATTGTCTTCGTTAGCGACACTCCcctccaaaatatttttctttggcttttgtgtATGGTAAGAAAGGTATGGTAATAGCGGGGGGGATGATAACCATGGAACTGGAAAAATGACTCACTATGACAACAACAGGAAAGGCTGCTCAGGATAACATTAGCATCCTTCTATATCACTTATCCTTTCGGGTCACTggtgtgcttgagcctatcccagctaacttcacTCAATCGCACATAACATGAGCAATGCCGTCAAATACCGCGTCATGTAAATGCATACGTGTCAATAAGACTCCAACAATACcgataaaacatttttccattatgtgtCTGTCCCTTAAAAGTTGAgctttatttggttttgtgcAGTGGTTGAATTATCCTGACTCTCGTATGACAGCTGATGACGTTAGAATATTACTTGAAAAATGTCAAGTACAGttaataaatttttattattaatacattttgtggCTGGAGCGACTCAATGCACTTTACAAATTACTTATTTCTGATGTTTGGACCTAAACTGTCAATGTCCGCGATTATACTGCACTAACTTGACAGTTGGTGAACTTTGACAcatatagcaaaaaaaaacaaaaaaaaccagtgTATTCGAAAGAACTATTGATCGAGTTTCAAATGAACATGTTCCAAACTAAGAAAGCAATTACAGTTAATCTATCTGAATGTTAGCAATcaaagtgctgtttttttttggtttgtttttttgttttttcaactgaCCTGATTCATAAGAGACTCAGCAATGAGCTGAGCTCCTGTCACTTCGTCCATGGTTgtccaaaaacagcaaactcCCCCTTATAAGTGTAATCTTTATCTGCCAACTCGTGCCAATCGAACTAACTACACTGTGGTTATTTGCTCCGTTACAACTCCGTCTACCCAGTTTTAAGTACTTCCGGATTTTAAGCCAATGAGAAGAGACGCTAACACGTCACTGGCAGAACGGAAGCGCGCATTCGACAACACacgtttcaaaacattttgactAGTTATTTTTCGAATATTTTCAGTCTTCGTGCAATGTTTGAGTCTGACCGCATTAGCAACCTAAATTAAGTTCGTATGTTAAAAGGAAATGTGGCGGTATTTTCAACTCAAGCAATCACTGTAAGTATCATAACAGCTAGccctcatctttttttctttttttttttttaatacacaaaaTCGTTTATACacaagttccat
The genomic region above belongs to Phyllopteryx taeniolatus isolate TA_2022b chromosome 6, UOR_Ptae_1.2, whole genome shotgun sequence and contains:
- the hacl1 gene encoding 2-hydroxyacyl-CoA lyase 1, yielding MDEVTGAQLIAESLMNQKVKYIFGIVGVPVIEVAMAAQAAGIKYVGMRNEQAACYAASAVGYLTGRPGTCLVVSGPGLIHALGGMANSNMNCWPVVVIGGSSDRSQETAGAFQEFPQVEACRLYSKFSARPSSLEAIPSVIEKAVRTSMYGRPGACYVDIGGDMVNAKVDRSKVRFVHCCPPPPVCLAEHNAVTEAIAVLKSAKRPLVIIGKGAAYGRAEVALRNFVELTHLPFLPTPMGKGVLPDDHPDCVAAARSRALLQADVVLLLGARLNWILHFGLPPRFDPNVKVIQVDLCPEEMGNNVRPAVALLGDINAVVNQLHECLLKDGWNYPSDTEWWSTLKEKMASNAKISNALALRSTLPMNYYTVFHHISRLLPHDCLIVSEGANTMDIGRTMLNNYLPRHRLDAGTFGTMGVGPGFAIAAAVVERSENKSRRIVCVEGDSAFGFSGMEVETMCRYSLPIVVIVVNNNGIYSGVDPETWKEMAKMGDLTSIAPPVTLLPEARYDQVMTAFGGRGFLVRTVEELCNALQLSLSEWERPSLLNVLIDPSSDRKQQEFPWLTRSNL